The Streptomyces sp. NBC_00162 genome window below encodes:
- a CDS encoding pyridoxal phosphate-dependent aminotransferase — MQVIQSTKLANVCYEIRGPVLEEAMRLEAAGHRILKLNTGNPAAFGFECPPEILEDMLRNLGNAHGYGDAKGLLSARRAVMQHYQTKGIDLDVEDIYLGNGVSELIQMSMQALLDDGDEVLVPAPDYPLWTASVSLAGGTAVHYRCDEQADWMPDLADIERKVTDRTRAIVIINPNNPTGAVYDDEMLRGLTDIARRHNLVVCSDEIYDRILYDGTTHTNTAAIAPDLLTLTFNGLSKNYRVAGYRAGWMAVCGPKKNASSYIEGLTILANMRLCANMPSQHAVATALGGRQSINDLVLPGGRLLEQRDTAYDLLTQIPGISCVKPKGALYLFPKLDPSVYKIKDDRQMVLDLLRAEKIMVVHGTGFNWPEPDHFRIVTLPNAKDLADAVTRIGNFLDGYSQP; from the coding sequence ATGCAGGTGATCCAGTCAACGAAACTCGCCAATGTCTGCTACGAGATCCGCGGCCCCGTCCTCGAAGAGGCGATGCGGCTCGAAGCAGCAGGTCATCGCATCCTCAAGCTCAACACCGGCAACCCCGCGGCCTTCGGCTTCGAGTGCCCGCCGGAGATCCTTGAGGACATGCTCCGCAACCTGGGCAACGCCCACGGGTACGGGGACGCGAAGGGGCTGCTCTCCGCGCGCCGCGCGGTCATGCAGCACTACCAGACCAAGGGCATCGACCTGGACGTCGAGGACATCTACCTCGGCAACGGCGTCTCCGAGCTGATCCAGATGTCCATGCAGGCGCTGCTCGACGACGGCGACGAGGTCCTCGTCCCCGCGCCGGACTACCCGCTGTGGACCGCCTCCGTCTCGCTCGCGGGCGGCACGGCCGTGCACTACCGCTGCGACGAGCAGGCCGACTGGATGCCGGACCTCGCCGACATCGAGCGCAAGGTCACCGACCGCACCCGCGCCATCGTGATCATCAACCCGAACAACCCGACCGGCGCCGTCTACGACGACGAGATGCTGCGCGGGCTCACGGACATCGCGCGCCGCCACAACCTGGTCGTCTGCTCGGACGAGATCTACGACCGGATCCTGTACGACGGCACGACGCACACGAACACCGCCGCCATCGCGCCGGACCTGCTCACCCTGACCTTCAACGGGCTGTCCAAGAACTACCGCGTCGCCGGCTACCGGGCCGGCTGGATGGCGGTCTGCGGCCCCAAGAAGAACGCCTCGTCGTACATCGAGGGCCTGACGATCCTGGCCAACATGCGACTGTGCGCCAACATGCCCTCGCAGCACGCCGTCGCCACCGCCCTCGGCGGCCGGCAGTCGATCAACGACCTGGTGCTTCCGGGCGGGCGGCTGCTGGAGCAGCGCGACACGGCATACGACCTGCTGACGCAGATCCCCGGCATCAGTTGCGTGAAGCCCAAGGGGGCGCTGTACCTCTTCCCGAAGCTCGACCCCTCCGTCTACAAGATCAAGGACGACCGGCAGATGGTCCTCGACCTGCTGCGGGCCGAGAAGATCATGGTGGTGCACGGTACGGGCTTCAACTGGCCCGAGCCCGACCACTTCCGGATCGTGACGCTGCCGAACGCCAAGGATCTGGCGGACGCGGTGACCCGGATCGGGAACTTCCTGGACGGCTACAGCCAGCCGTAG